The Cherax quadricarinatus isolate ZL_2023a unplaced genomic scaffold, ASM3850222v1 Contig184, whole genome shotgun sequence genome has a segment encoding these proteins:
- the LOC138851250 gene encoding neurogenic differentiation factor 4-like, with protein MIDNTTQTMNISESFRQELGSTTGNTGEMYSIQLRQEPDSKTVKIRQTYALRPKTIIKRLQQERARKEDPKRPVRLKHKKEPLSKYRRKTANARERHRMKQINNAFESLRKILPDAMSVHTASSSMTKITTLRLAVSYIRALSDALQVDGSNVCCLQDDDLSDICCPESSLQCSLHDSLQESLQHTFQLPLQKTVIPEDSVMAFKYQDHMTSFTQICSAHQIPQLLDYCSTSSSASSLSLKARESPSNFSDLTDLLSDDSRSLEDSVHVFPYISTLSDPFDSLL; from the coding sequence ATGATTGACAACACTACCCAAACAATGAACATCTCTGAGAGTTTCCGTCAGGAGCTCGGCTCCACGACGGGCAACACAGGGGAAATGTATTCCATTCAGCTGCGTCAGGAACCTGATTCCAAGACAGTAAAGATAAGGCAAACGTACGCTCTTCGCCCAAAAACCATCATTAAGAGACTACAGCAAGAAAGAGCTAGAAAGGAAGATCCCAAGAGACCCGTGAGATTGAAACACAAGAAAGAGCCGCTGTCGAAGTACCGCAGGAAGACTGCTAACGCTAGAGAACGGCATCGCATGAAGCAAATCAATAACGCATTCGAATCCCTCCGCAAGATATTACCAGATGCTATGTCAGTGCACACAGCTTCTTCTTCTATGACCAAGATCACGACACTTCGCCTTGCCGTCAGTTACATCAGAGCTCTGTCGGATGCATTACAAGTTGATGGGTCAAACGTTTGCTGTCTGCAAGATGATGATTTGTCTGACATTTGCTGTCCGGAAAGCTCCCTTCAATGCTCACTTCACGATTCCCTTCAAGAATCTCTGCAGCATACATTTCAGCTTCCGTTGCAGAAGACTGTTATTCCAGAAGACAGTGTTATGGCATTCAAGTATCAAGACCATATGACCTCCTTCACCCAGATATGTAGTGCTCATCAAATTCCGCAACTTCTGGACTATTGCTCCACCTCCAGCTCAGCCTCAAGTTTGTCTTTAAAGGCTCGAGAGTCACCCAGTAACTTCAGCGACCTTACAGACCTTCTCTCCGATGATTCAAGATCGCTAGAAGACAGTGTGCATGTATTCCCATACATCTCGACATTATCTGATCCATTTGATTCCCTCCTGTGA